In a genomic window of Gossypium arboreum isolate Shixiya-1 chromosome 9, ASM2569848v2, whole genome shotgun sequence:
- the LOC108456410 gene encoding cytochrome P450 71AU50-like: protein MDMASTLLAVAVTLVFFFQALTWTRRGKNKRLPPGPKGLPIIGNLLMIGKNPHHDFQRLAQKYGPIMHLRLGLMPVIVVSSAEAAELFLKTHDLVFASRPPHEGSKVVCYNQQNLVFSPYGSYWRNMRKMCTLELLSNHKINSFRSMRMEELHGCVQYIREAATAGGVVDLSSTVSSFSTDISCRMIIGKKYDHDNFSEKGFKATLREGMQIGATINLADYIPQIRALDLQGLTKRMKIIAKDFDDFFEKIIDEHVRSKDENRVKDFVDVMLGFMGSEETDEYRVERDTIKAIILDMLTASMDTSAAAIDWTLAELIRHPQEMKKVQKEVKNVIGMRRMVEESDLEKLKYLDMVVKESFRLHPVAPLLIPHVSREDFTVNGFDIPKGARIFVNAWAISRDERVWTDAERFYPERFIGSDIDLRGRNFELIPFGAGRRGCPGMQLGLTVVRLVVAQMVHCFDWELPNGTSGSDLDMREEFGIVCPRANHLLAIPTWRLKD, encoded by the exons ATGGACATGGCAAGTACACTTCTTGCAGTTGCTGTGACACTTGTTTTTTTCTTTCAAGCCTTGACATGGACAAGAAGGGGTAAAAACAAGAGATTACCCCCTGGTCCGAAAGGCCTTCCTATTATCGGAAACCTTTTGATGATAGGGAAAAACCCTCACCATGATTTTCAACGATTAGCTCAAAAGTATGGTCCCATCATGCACTTACGCTTAGGCTTGATGCCGGTGATCGTTGTCTCCTCCGCGGAAGCCGCCGAGCTGTTCCTCAAGACACATGACCTTGTTTTCGCTAGCAGGCCACCTCATGAAGGTTCCAAAGTTGTTTGTTACAATCAGCAGAATTTGGTGTTCTCCCCGTATGGTTCGTATTGGCGCAACATGCGTAAGATGTGCACCTTGGAATTGCTTAGTAACCACAAAATCAATTCTTTCAGGTCCATGAGGATGGAAGAACTTCATGGTTGTGTTCAATATATCCGAGAGGCGGCTACTGCTGGTGGTGTTGTCGATCTTAGCTCCACGGTCTCGTCTTTTAGTACTGATATTTCGTGTAGGATGATCATCGGAAAGAAGTATGATCACGACAATTTTAGTGAAAAGGGGTTCAAAGCTACGCTTCGAGAGGGTATGCAAATTGGAGCTACGATTAATTTAGCTGATTATATTCCTCAAATTAGAGCACTTGATCTCCAGGGACTAACAAAGCGTATGAAAATTATTGCCAAggattttgatgacttttttgAGAAGATAATCGACGAGCATGTTCGATCTAAAGACGAAAACAGAGTCAAGGACTTTGTTGATGTCATGTTGGGATTCATGGGATCAGAAGAAACGGATGAGTACCGTGTCGAGCGAGACACGATCAAAGCAATTATATTG GACATGCTTACAGCTTCTATGGATACTTCAGCAGCTGCGATCGATTGGACACTGGCCGAACTCATCAGACATCCACAAGAGATGAAGAAAGTCCAAAAGGAAGTCAAAAACGTGATCGGCATGAGGAGGATGGTCGAGGAATCAGACTTGGAGAAATTGAAGTACTTGGACATGGTTGTGAAAGAAAGCTTTAGGCTACATCCAGTAGCGCCATTGCTGATCCCGCATGTATCCAGGGAAGATTTCACGGTGAATGGCTTTGACATACCCAAGGGTGCACGCATCTTCGTAAATGCATGGGCTATAAGTCGGGATGAAAGGGTTTGGACTGATGCAGAGAGGTTTTATCCGGAGAGATTCATTGGAAGCGACATCGATCTCCGCGGACGCAACTTCGAGCTAATCCCGTTTGGTGCCGGTCGCAGAGGCTGCCCCGGAATGCAGTTGGGTTTAACAGTGGTTCGGCTTGTGGTGGCTCAAAtggttcattgctttgattgggAGCTTCCAAATGGTACGTCGGGAAGTGACTTGGATATGAGGGAGGAGTTTGGAATTGTTTGTCCTAGAGCCAACCATCTTCTAGCCATACCAACATGGCGCCTAAAGGATTGA
- the LOC108454988 gene encoding protein STRICTOSIDINE SYNTHASE-LIKE 10-like, whose amino-acid sequence MFRNYNQINITQGTGPESIAFDCKGEGPYVGVSDGRVLKWEGLKFGWKEFAVPSSFRKICDGSTNPNLEPICGRPLGLKFHIETCHLYIADAYHGLLVVGPYGGVAKKLATSAEGVLFKFTNGLDIDTKTGMVYFTDSSTVIQRRNVDSLLRSLDQTGRLLKYNPYTKEVSVIYKGLVFPNGVALSKNNSFLLVAESTRMRILKFNVESEAKAKNMTKVFADPEVFAVLPKVPDNIKRNKDGDFWVALNTGRSESIQSDAPDPIGIKYNEEGTVLKRLDGHNGMIFNSISEVKEYNHRLYIGSITKPYVGILNDY is encoded by the exons ATGTTCAGAAATTATAATCAAATTAATATTACTCAAGGTACCGGGCCTGAAAGTATAGCTTTCGATTGTAAAGGCGAAGGTCCTTACGTTGGAGTATCCGATGGAAGAGTACTTAAGTGGGAAGGATTGAAATTCGGTTGGAAAGAGTTTGCTGTTCCTTCTTCTTTTAg GAAAATATGCGACGGCTCAACAAATCCGAATCTTGAACCAATATGCGGAAGGCCATTAGGTTTAAAATTTCATATTGAAACATGTCATCTTTATATTGCCGATGCGTACCATGGTCTTTTAGTAGTAGGACCTTATGGTGGCGTGGCTAAAAAACTTGCTACTTCAGCTGAAGGAGTTCTGTTTAAATTCACAAACGGATTAGATATTGATACTAAGACTGGAATGGTCTATTTTACGGATAGTAGTACCGTCATTCAAAGAAG GAATGTTGATTCTTTGTTAAGGTCCCTTGATCAAACAGGAAGGTTGTTAAAATACAATCCTTACACCAAAGAAGTATCTGTGATATATAAAGGTTTAGTTTTCCCTAATGGGGTTGCCTTGAGTAAGAACAATTCATTCCTTTTAGTGGCCGAATCAACTAGAAtgcgaattttgaaatttaatgtcGAGAGTGAAGCAAAAGCTAAAAACATGACAAAAGTATTTGCTGACCCAGAAGTATTTGCCGTATTACCTAAAGTGCCGGATAACATCAAGAGAAATAAAGACGGTGACTTTTGGGTGGCTTTAAATACTGGAAGATCGGAAAGTATTCAATCGGATGCTCCAGACCCAATCGGTATCAAGTATAACGAAGAAGGCACGGTTCTGAAACGTTTGGATGGACACAATGGAATGATCTTCAACTCTATTAGTGAAGTTAAAGAGTATAACCATAGATTATATATAGGTTCTATCACTAAACCTTATGTCGGCATCCTAAATGACTATTAG
- the LOC108454989 gene encoding protein RALF-like 32, with translation MLLLQELSSNYRVVADNRLCDGSIADSCSGGDINEELVIESESHRRVLWGNSISYGAIRRDLPACGDSSAGSAKPYSITCLPQSSNRYTRGCSSIYSIDPCNKIEIDGVIQ, from the exons ATGCTGTTGCTTCAAGAACTTAGCTCCAATTACAGGGTTGTTGCTGATAACAGACTATGTGATGGTTCAATTGCAGATTCATGCAGTGGTGGCGACATCAATGAGGAACTCGTAATCGAATCCGAGTCTCATCGAAGGGTTCTTTGGGGTAATAGCATCAGTTACGGAGCTATCAGACGCGATTTACCGGCCTGCGGTGATAGTTCGGCTGGATCAGCTAAGCCTTACAGCATTACTTGTCTTCCTCAATCGTCAAATCGATACACGAGAGGTTGCTCTTCGATTTACAG CATTGATCCATGTAATAAGATTGAGATTGATGGAGTGATCCAGTGA
- the LOC108454990 gene encoding probable glucan endo-1,3-beta-glucosidase A6, translating to MALLPLLFSSLLVVSLAEMSGKIGVNYGREGDNLPSPYESIQIMKSIKVGQIKLNDSNPEILTLLSGTKIHVAVTVPNDDIIRIGSNDSMAEQWVRNNILPHYPDTMIRFVLVGDRVVNSNMDVNGTMEQSLVPAMRGIKSALTAHGVKNVKVSTTLGMDVVQTRFPPSNSTFQSDISDSVMPKLLKFVNGTKSVVFVDVYPYFAWSANPTNISLDFALFEGNITHTDPGSGLVYTNLLDQLLDSVTFAIEKLGFRNIRLAISRTGWPTAGDIDQVGANIYNAATYNRNLIRKMTSKQPLGTPKSPSLIIPTFISSLYDENRKIGPETERHWGMLHTNGTPVYEIDLTGNRKISEYKPLPPAVNNVPYKGKLWCEVAPWVNEMSLPAALSNVCSIDNETCAALAPGKDCYEPVSVVWHASYAFSSYWAKFRSQGAICSFNGLARETTVDPSRGRCNFPSVTV from the exons ATGGCTCTTCTACCTctcctcttctcttctcttcttgtTGTTTCTT TGGCAGAAATGTCGGGCAAGATTGGAGTAAACTATGGTCGAGAAGGGGACAATTTGCCATCGCCATATGAATCAATTCAGATCATGAAATCCATTAAAGTTGGCCAAATAAAGCTCAATGATTCCAACCCTGAAATATTGACACTCTTGTCAGGAACCAAGATCCATGTCGCCGTTACGGTTCCTAACGATGATATAATCCGAATTGGTTCGAACGATTCCATGGCCGAACAATGGGTACGAAACAACATCCTGCCTCACTATCCGGATACCATGATCCGGTTCGTGTTGGTCGGGGATCGAGTCGTCAACTCCAACATGGATGTCAATGGGACAATGGAGCAGAGCCTTGTGCCTGCAATGCGTGGGATTAAGAGTGCCCTGACTGCTCATGGTGTTAAAAATGTCAAGGTCTCTACGACGTTAGGAATGGACGTGGTGCAGACAAGGTTTCCGCCATCGAACAGTACGTTTCAGTCTGATATTTCAGATTCCGTGATGCCAAAGTTGCTGAAATTCGTGAACGGAACGAAATCAGTTGTTTTCGTAGATGTTTACCCTTATTTTGCATGGTCTGCTAATCCAACGAACATCAGCTTAGATTTTGCGCTTTTCGAAGGTAACATAACGCATACTGACCCTGGCAGTGGTTTAGTCTACACAAATCTCCTAGACCAACTGCTCGATTCAGTCACATTTGCTATCGAAAAGCTCGGCTTCCGGAATATCCGACTAGCAATATCAAGAACCGGTTGGCCTACCGCAGGTGATATCGATCAAGTTGGGGCAAACATTTACAATGCAGCCACTTATAACCGAAATCTCATCCGAAAAATGACATCGAAACAGCCATTAGGGACCCCGAAAAGTCCTAGTTTAATCATACCAACATTCATTTCTTCCTTATATGACGAAAACCGAAAAATAGGTCCAGAAACAGAAAGGCATTGGGGCATGCTACACACTAACGGAACCCCGGTTTATGAAATCGATCTCACCGGGAACCGGAAGATCTCCGAGTACAAACCGCTACCACCGGCCGTAAACAATGTACCTTACAAGGGGAAACTTTGGTGTGAAGTGGCTCCATGGGTCAATGAAATGAGCTTGCCAGCCGCATTGTCAAATGTTTGCAGCATTGATAATGAAACTTGTGCAGCATTGGCTCCTGGAAAAGATTGTTATGAGCCAGTATCAGTGGTTTGGCATGCAAGTTACGCATTTAGTTCATACTGGGCCAAGTTTCGAAGCCAGGGAGCAATTTGCAGCTTCAATGGATTAGCTCGAGAAACAACCGTAGACCCGA GTCGTGGACGCTGCAATTTCCCAAGTGTGACTGTGTGA
- the LOC108454991 gene encoding receptor-like kinase TMK4 codes for MEIPNHHHHRHRHHLLLHLLIISAVIASAGDDSAAILKIAAAFKPTPKGWSTSTANNYCSWQGLSCDKSNRITYISLASKSVSGTLSPEISTLSELRSVSLQRNSISGNIPSFGKLSNLQKLFLDFNAFTSITPDAFAGLSSIQTLSLSENPKLSPWSFPNISKLTTLVELGLGNTNIYGTLPDIFGSLSSLQSLRASYNNLNGTLPASLGGSMIQNLWINNQNTGFGFTGTLDVLSSMTELAQAWVHVNMFTGPIPDLAKCKNLFDLQIRDNQLTGPVPKSLFNLSSLKNVSLNNNKLQGPFPKFPSSVLRVAINGSNNFCNSNGAPCDPQVSTMIEIAGGFGYPILLSDSWKGNDACKMSFVTCDVQKNVITVNLAKKGLFGRISPSFGGLKELKNLNLNDNKLSGPIPDSLTKLTYLQLFDVSNNNLSGDIPKFSSSVKFVHTGNSLLGKQVVYSPPGGSSGSPSVSSGGTSSSGGGNSSSSDGSSGNSSGIVKGKTLKGIIVGFAIGAVVLFAIISFVSYKYVMKKKNEKRGKMKKNNDTEKGIFKSVAVSVGKNNSKNQSQTTNVQSNQQEFDGGNIVVSIEVLREVTDNFSEANILGKGGFGIVYKGVLHDETQIAVKRMECVGKGTKGMSEFQAEIAVLSKVRHRHLVALLGYCINGNERLLVYEYMPRGTLSQHLFRRISGSPLTWKQRLTIALDVARGVEYLHSLAQQSFIHRDLKPSNILLGDDMRAKVADFGLVRNAPDGKHSVETRLAGTFGYLAPEYATTGRVTTKVDVYAFGVVLMELITGRKALDETLPEAHLVTWFRRILINKDEIPKNLDETIKCNADNDEDRETLASIFKVAELAGHCTLREPSQRPDMSHAVNVLSPFVQQWKPTNQEEDETVGIDLDMSLSQALQRWQTTEGSSTTFGDTTSRYGTQSSISPRTSEPQHTLSSNDTR; via the exons ATGGAAATACCGAACCACCACCACCACCGTCACCGTCATCACCTCCTCCTCCATCTCCTTATCATCTCGGCCGTCATAGCTTCCGCCGGGGACGACAGTGCTGCCATTTTGAAGATAGCTGCAGCCTTCAAACCCACTCCCAAAGGGTGGTCGACCTCCACGGCAAACAATTATTGTAGCTGGCAAGGCCTAAGTTGTGATAAATCCAACCGTATCACTTACATCAGTTTGGCATCTAAATCAGTGTCGGGTACCCTGTCACCGGAAATCTCCACCTTGTCCGAGCTCCGAAGCGTGTCACTTCAACGCAATTCCATATCGGGGAACATCCCATCGTTCGGCAAATTATCCAACTTACAAAAGCTTTTCCTTGATTTCAATGCCTTCACTTCGATCACCCCCGATGCATTCGCTGGCTTATCAAGCATTCAAACGCTGAGTTTGAGTGAAAACCCGAAGCTAAGTCCATGGAGTTTCCCGAATATATCTAAATTGACAACCCTGGTCGAGCTTGGACTAGGGAATACCAATATATATGGTACCTTGCCTGACATATTCGGATCTTTAAGCAGTTTACAAAGTTTAAGGGCATCATACAACAATCTGAACGGTACATTACCAGCTTCATTAGGTGGTTCCATGATTCAAAACTTATGGATCAATAATCAAAATACTGGGTTTGGTTTCACGGGGACTTTAGATGTTTTATCCAGCATGACAGAGTTGGCTCAAGCTTGGGTTCATGTCAACATGTTTACTGGTCCGATCCCAGATTTGGCTAAATGTAAAAACCTGTTCGATCTTCAGATTCGAGATAACCAATTAACAGGGCCAGTTCCGAAATCCTTGTTTAACCTTTCGAGTTTGAAGAATGTTTCattgaataataataaattacaaGGCCCTTTCCCAAAGTTTCCTAGCTCAGTTTTGAGAGTTGCTATCAATGGAAGCAATAATTTCTGTAATAGCAATGGGGCTCCTTGTGATCCTCAAGTTTCGACAATGATTGAAATAGCGGGTGGTTTTGGGTACCCAATTTTGCTTTCTGATAGTTGGAAAGGAAATGATGCTTGTAAAATGTCTTTTGTTACTTGTGATGTACAAAAGAATGTTATTACAGTGAACCTTGCCAAAAAAGGTTTGTTTGGGAGGATTTCTCCTTCATTTGGGGGACTCAAGGAGTTGAAGAATCTGAATTTGAATGATAATAAGTTATCTGGTCCAATCCCTGATAGTCTCACTAAGTTAACTTATTTACAGCTTTTTGATGTGTCCAACAATAATCTCAGTGGAGATATACCAAAATTTTCTAGTTCAGTGAAATTTGTTCATACAGGGAATAGCTTACTTGGAAAACAAGTTGTTTATAGTCCTCCTGGTGGTAGTTCCGGTAGTCCTAGTGTTTCTAGTGGAGGAACTTCAAGTTCTGGTGGAGGAAATTCAAGTTCTAGTGATGGAAGCTCTGGAAACTCTAGTGGCATTGTCAAAGGTAAGACTCTCAAGGGTATTATTGTCGGCTTTGCTATTGGTGCAGTGGTTTTATTTGCTATAATCTCCTTTGTTTCTTACAAATAtgtaatgaaaaagaaaaatgagaaacGTGGGAAGATGAAGAAGAACAATGATACTGAGAAAGGAATTTTTAAGAGTGTAGCAGTGAGTGTTGGAAAGAACAACAGTAAAAACCAAAGCCAAACCACTAATGTTCAAAGCAATCAACAAGAGTTTGATGGTGGGAATATTGTGGTCTCCATTGAGGTTTTAAGAGAAGTGACTGATAATTTCAGTGAAGCTAATATATTAGGGAAAGGTGGATTTGGGATTGTTTATAAAGGTGTATTGCATGATGAGACACAAATTGCAGTCAAAAGGATGGAATGTGTTGGTAAAGGTACTAAAGGAATGTCTGAGTTCCAAGCTGAAATTGCAGTGCTTTCAAAGGTTAGGCATAGGCATTTGGTTGCTCTTTTAGGTTATTGTATCAATGGTAATGAGAGGCTTTTGGTTTATGAGTACATGCCTCGTGGTACCCTTAGTCAGCATCTCTTCCGACGGATCAGCGGTTCGCCGCTCACATGGAAGCAAAGGCTCACTATTGCATTGGATGTTGCTAGAGGGGTGGAATATTTGCATTCTTTGGCTCAACAAAGTTTCATTCACAGGGATTTGAAGCCTTCAAACATACTTCTTGGGGATGATATGAGGGCTAAAGTTGCTGATTTTGGACTGGTTAGAAATGCACCTGATGGCAAACACTCTGTGGAGACAAGATTGGCTGGCACATTTGGTTATCTTGCTCCTGAATATGCTA CAACTGGAAGGGTGACTACTAAGGTGGATGTGTATGCATTTGGAGTGGTATTAATGGAGCTAATCACAGGTAGAAAAGCTTTAGATGAAACCTTACCTGAAGCGCATTTAGTGACATGGTTCCGCAGAATACTAATCAATAAAGATGAAATCCCGAAAAACCTCGACGAAACAATCAAATGTAACGCGGACAACGATGAGGACCGTGAGACATTGGCGAGCATCTTCAAGGTGGCTGAGCTAGCCGGTCACTGCACACTTCGTGAGCCATCTCAGAGACCCGACATGAGCCATGCAGTCAACGTGCTGAGCCCATTTGTTCAGCAATGGAAACCGACGAACCAAGAGGAAGATGAAACCGTAGGCATTGACCTCGATATGAGCCTCTCTCAGGCTCTACAAAGATGGCAAACAACCGAAGGGAGTTCGACGACGTTCGGTGATACAACGTCACGTTACGGGACACAGTCAAGCATCTCGCCAAGAACATCGGAACCGCAGCACACGTTGAGCTCGAACGATACACGGTGA
- the LOC128280487 gene encoding uncharacterized protein LOC128280487, with amino-acid sequence MNVPFSTDMKKYLGLPNRVGRKKKRAFQHLKDGLRQKINSWSIRVLSLGGKEVFIKAVWKAIPIYMMACFLLPKSLCLELENIISSFWWQKGQGRRGMHRCDWKGLSGLKEDGGMGFRNLSLFNIALLAKRGYMGCKGITQERIGMEDWRWPASIHPGRCVWVPELEEVRIQSPIFNEGLIKVADLIDTVTRRWNAELIYNTFPVRVAELILSIPLSLSTHVDQLTWSGEPTGECTRSEVGTRFFYKKARINYRLVTNNFTSDFGA; translated from the exons ATGAATGTACCATTTTCAACAGATATGAAAAAATATTTGGGGCTTCCAAATAGAgtaggaagaaagaaaaagagggcTTTCCAACATCTGAAAGATGGATTGCGCCAGAAAATCAACAGCTGGAGTATCAGGGTTCTTTCTCTTGGAGGTAAAGAAGTTTTTATCAAAGCCGTTTGGAAAGCTATTCCTATTTACATGATGGCTTGTTTTCTTTTGCCAAAATCTCTTTGTTTAGAGTTAGAAAATATAATAAGCTCTTTTTGGTGGCAAAAAGGTCAAGGAAGGAGAGGCATGCACCGGTGTGACTGGAAGGGTTTAAGTGGGCTTAAGGAGGATGGTGGAATGGGATTTCGTAATCTTAGCCTTTTTAATATTGCTTTGTTAGCAAAACGGG GGTATATGGGCTGCAAAGGGATTACTCAGGAAAGGATTGGGATGGAGGATTGGAGATGGCCAGCAAGTATCCATCCTGGAAGATGTGTGTGGGTACCTGAACTAGAAGAAGTTAGAATTCAGAGTCCAATTTTCAATGAGGGTTTAATAAAGGTTGCGGATTTGATTGACACTGTTACAAGAAGATGGAACGCTGAGTTAATTTATAATACCTTCCCGGTGAGAGTTGCTGAGCTTATTTTGAGTATTCCTTTGTCATTAAGTACGCATGTGGACCAACTTACTTGGAGTGGAGAGCCGACTGGGGAGTGTACTCGGTCCGAAGTGGGTACAAGATTCTTTTACAAGAAGGCCAGGATCAATTACAGACTTGTTACAAACAATTTTACAAGCGACTTTGGAGCCTAG